The Alistipes sp. ZOR0009 genome includes a window with the following:
- the uvrA gene encoding excinuclease ABC subunit UvrA, with amino-acid sequence MSDKKQPKCISVRGARVHNLKNIDVDIPRNKLVVITGLSGSGKSTLAFDTIFAEGQRRYVESLSAYARQFLGRVNKPDVDDISGIPPAIAIEQKVNTRNPRSTVGTSTEIYDYIKLLYARIGKTYSPVSGLEVKSHSVTDVVDFILRQPEGTRLQIMAPLTFDPQTGVIAKLTLLMKEGFQRLEVKGEAMRVEDVIKAIDSIDASEIFVIIDRVAANSDEDSISRFGDSVQTAFGEGSGIVALKVFPTDGEPFVEHFSNLFELDGIQFEEPNVHLFSFNSPLGACPKCEGYGKVIGIDADLVIPDKSLSVYEDAVAPWRGEGMKVWKDELVYNAANFDFPIHRAYQDLTPQQQKLLWKGNSHFSGIDRFFEYLEEKKYKIQYRVMLSRYMGKTICPVCNGARLKPEASYVKIGGVTISDLVLMPIEDLHLFFQTLELDEHDTKVSKRIMVEIRNRLQFMTDVGLGYLTLNRLSSTLSGGESQRINLATSLGSSLVGSLYILDEPSIGLHPRDTHRLIKVLKQLRDQGNSVVVVEHEEEIIRAADEIIDIGPMAGQHGGEVVFQGPHTNLSQSDRSLTAKYLLGVEKIEAPKIHRKSSSFIEVQRAAENNLKDISVKFPLGIMTAVTGVSGSGKSTLVRRILFPALNRAILGTGDKPGKHQGVSGDIKSIKGIEMVDQNPIGKSSRSNPVTYIKAYDEIRKLFSEQQYAKQNGFTPSHFSFNIDGGRCEECQGEGIIKVEMQFMADVTLVCESCGGKRFKSEILEVRYKEKSIYDILEMTVDEAIDFFVAQGNNLTKKVAEKLKPLKDVGLGYVRLGQSSSTLSGGEAQRIKLASFLSKDNTSGPLLFIFDEPTTGLHFHDIRKLMDAFQALLSNGHTIIIVEHNMDVIKCADWVVDLGPDGGEKGGNLSFEGTPEELAKRSDLHTGRFLALHVK; translated from the coding sequence ATGTCGGATAAAAAACAGCCAAAGTGCATTTCAGTAAGGGGTGCTCGGGTTCATAATCTTAAGAATATTGATGTGGATATTCCACGCAATAAGCTGGTTGTCATAACTGGGTTGTCGGGCTCGGGAAAGTCGACTTTAGCTTTCGATACGATATTTGCCGAGGGGCAGCGTCGTTATGTAGAAAGTTTGTCGGCATATGCTCGTCAGTTTTTGGGGCGTGTCAACAAGCCTGATGTCGATGATATATCGGGAATTCCTCCTGCTATTGCCATCGAGCAGAAGGTTAATACGCGTAATCCTCGTTCTACTGTCGGAACATCAACCGAAATATACGACTACATTAAGCTGCTGTACGCGCGTATTGGAAAAACGTACTCACCAGTAAGTGGTTTAGAGGTAAAATCGCACTCGGTGACCGATGTGGTGGACTTTATACTGCGCCAGCCCGAGGGTACGCGCCTGCAGATTATGGCTCCATTAACTTTCGACCCACAAACTGGTGTTATTGCCAAGCTTACCCTCTTGATGAAAGAGGGCTTTCAGCGTTTAGAGGTTAAGGGCGAAGCCATGCGAGTTGAGGATGTTATCAAGGCTATTGATAGCATTGATGCTTCAGAGATATTTGTGATTATCGACCGTGTTGCAGCGAACTCCGATGAAGATTCTATTAGCCGTTTTGGCGATTCGGTGCAAACTGCTTTTGGCGAAGGGAGTGGGATTGTTGCTCTTAAAGTTTTTCCAACTGATGGTGAACCTTTTGTTGAACATTTTTCTAACCTTTTTGAGTTGGATGGTATTCAATTTGAAGAGCCTAACGTTCATCTTTTTAGTTTCAATAGTCCCCTAGGTGCATGCCCTAAGTGTGAAGGATATGGAAAGGTCATAGGCATTGATGCGGATCTTGTTATACCAGATAAGTCGCTTTCTGTTTATGAGGATGCTGTGGCTCCATGGCGTGGGGAGGGGATGAAAGTTTGGAAGGATGAGCTAGTATATAATGCGGCAAACTTTGACTTTCCAATTCATCGAGCCTACCAAGATTTGACACCTCAACAGCAAAAATTACTTTGGAAAGGCAACAGCCATTTCTCTGGGATTGACCGATTTTTTGAGTATCTGGAAGAAAAAAAGTACAAAATACAGTATCGGGTGATGCTCTCAAGGTATATGGGCAAAACCATTTGCCCTGTTTGCAACGGGGCTAGGCTGAAGCCCGAGGCTTCTTATGTTAAGATAGGAGGTGTTACCATCAGCGATTTGGTGTTGATGCCTATCGAAGATCTTCATTTGTTCTTTCAAACATTGGAGTTGGATGAGCACGACACGAAGGTGTCAAAACGTATTATGGTAGAGATCCGCAACCGGCTGCAGTTCATGACAGATGTGGGGTTGGGCTATTTGACTTTAAATAGGTTGTCCTCTACATTGTCAGGAGGAGAATCGCAGCGCATCAATCTAGCAACCTCTTTAGGAAGTAGTCTTGTTGGCTCGCTATATATTCTGGATGAACCTAGTATTGGGCTTCACCCTCGTGATACACATCGTTTAATTAAGGTTTTAAAGCAGCTACGTGATCAGGGAAATTCTGTCGTGGTTGTAGAGCACGAAGAGGAAATTATACGTGCTGCCGATGAGATTATAGATATTGGACCAATGGCTGGACAGCATGGAGGTGAGGTTGTTTTTCAGGGCCCGCACACCAACCTTTCTCAGTCGGATAGGTCGCTTACGGCAAAGTACTTACTTGGTGTCGAAAAAATAGAGGCACCGAAAATTCATCGTAAGTCGAGCAGCTTTATCGAGGTGCAGCGTGCGGCAGAAAATAATCTGAAAGATATTTCGGTGAAGTTTCCTTTAGGCATTATGACGGCTGTAACAGGTGTTAGCGGTTCTGGGAAATCAACATTGGTTCGTCGGATTTTATTTCCAGCCTTAAATCGTGCTATTTTAGGAACAGGCGATAAGCCTGGTAAGCATCAAGGCGTATCAGGAGATATCAAATCGATAAAAGGAATCGAGATGGTGGACCAAAATCCCATTGGAAAATCGTCGCGTTCTAATCCCGTTACCTACATAAAAGCATACGACGAAATACGCAAGCTATTTTCGGAGCAGCAGTACGCTAAGCAGAATGGCTTTACTCCATCGCACTTCTCGTTTAATATAGATGGAGGTCGTTGCGAGGAATGTCAAGGCGAAGGGATTATAAAGGTTGAAATGCAGTTTATGGCTGATGTTACCCTTGTTTGTGAAAGCTGCGGAGGAAAGCGTTTTAAGTCGGAAATATTGGAGGTTCGCTATAAAGAAAAATCTATCTACGATATACTGGAAATGACAGTTGACGAGGCTATTGACTTTTTTGTAGCACAAGGGAATAATTTGACCAAAAAGGTCGCCGAAAAGTTGAAGCCTTTGAAGGATGTTGGGTTAGGGTATGTCCGTTTAGGACAGTCATCCAGTACGCTCTCGGGAGGAGAGGCGCAGCGTATCAAGTTAGCCTCTTTCCTATCGAAGGATAATACCAGTGGCCCTCTTTTGTTCATATTTGATGAACCCACAACAGGCCTGCATTTTCACGATATTCGTAAGCTTATGGATGCTTTTCAGGCTTTGCTATCTAATGGGCATACCATCATCATCGTCGAGCACAATATGGATGTAATTAAGTGCGCTGATTGGGTGGTGGATCTGGGGCCTGACGGAGGCGAAAAAGGCGGCAATTTATCTTTTGAAGGAACGCCAGAGGAACTTGCCAAACGCAGTGATTTGCATACTGGACGTTTCCTTGCCCTCCATGTAAAGTAG
- a CDS encoding 7-carboxy-7-deazaguanine synthase QueE, with translation MLKTKLKIVEIFYSLQGEGANTGKPFVFIRLSNCNLNCWFCDTDWNKGQEYTLEQLLNEVNQYSCKNILWTGGEPTLQLTDEILRYFEGYYHAIETNGTNEVPSLIDYITVSPKVKPSEIKPTRINEIRYPIELNTPIPSIKELPHAENYFLSPMFMGAPRQRFDMVKANVDYCIHYIKNHPEWRLSLQTHKILNIL, from the coding sequence ATGTTGAAGACTAAGCTCAAAATCGTTGAGATTTTCTATTCTCTCCAAGGCGAAGGTGCTAATACCGGAAAACCTTTTGTATTTATACGCCTATCGAACTGCAATCTGAATTGCTGGTTCTGCGATACAGATTGGAATAAAGGCCAAGAGTACACGCTAGAGCAACTTCTGAATGAAGTGAATCAGTATTCGTGCAAAAATATACTGTGGACTGGAGGTGAGCCAACTCTACAGCTAACAGATGAAATATTACGCTATTTTGAAGGCTACTACCATGCTATAGAAACGAACGGAACCAATGAAGTTCCATCTCTAATAGACTACATTACCGTAAGCCCCAAAGTAAAGCCCAGCGAAATAAAACCGACTCGCATCAACGAGATTAGGTACCCTATTGAATTGAATACACCTATTCCTTCTATTAAAGAACTTCCACATGCCGAAAACTACTTTTTAAGCCCTATGTTTATGGGAGCCCCACGACAACGTTTCGACATGGTGAAAGCCAATGTAGACTACTGCATCCACTATATTAAAAATCACCCAGAGTGGCGATTAAGCCTTCAAACACACAAGATTTTAAACATTCTATAA